One Denticeps clupeoides chromosome 12, fDenClu1.1, whole genome shotgun sequence genomic window carries:
- the setd5 gene encoding histone-lysine N-methyltransferase SETD5 isoform X7, with the protein MSIAIAVGVTTPETSNTDMAAGSDPESVEASPAVNEKSYPNQSCGKAQNHGYRGLPYADHNYGAPPPPTPPASPLSQTIIPRMELNGVARSHYHDDPDDSADTESSSEEEEGSVPSWCHCTVTQDGFVIKCENCRVLDRRKVLDTPHRKPENVSVGESSATESGDEEVSPSTVSYTATQHTPTSITLTVNRVKRPKAKKRKKSTEKTRAAPKAKKIKAFREGSRKSMRMKNSTMEASVLDENTAEGWEMRIRQWTDQYEEALSNQYSADVQKLLQLHQPPGKSSSPTPDTINRTELACNNTVLGSQMQLQVGRVTRVQKHRKILRAARDLEPDTLIIEYRGKVMLKQQFEVNGHFFKKPYPFVLFYSKFNEVDMCVDARTFGNDARFIRRSCTPNAEVRHMISEGMIHLCIYAVTQISKDSEVTIGFDYEFNSCNYKVDCACHKGNQNCPVQKHNLNPRDSLLPPVPTVPTPPGAETRRRRARRRELEGGGGSEDSNQQAEEPVDGRDTHAGSDQESREDRKPEPIVQLFETLDRRKKRISQGAQGGTDELKQDSVEQEEGEVLTPAGANLTPGTGAVGGVSTRRTSYALEPPVETDSKPPAVLAAPKPPPARSTKPRPKSRMSRYRSGSAQRARRQRQALAQQAAEQAAAVAEEGAAGSLQGDQGQGDGASGVGQFLEGDGLGGAGAGALGNKANPRYLKTKKYLVTEWLNDKVPEKPENEVERPLRITTDPTVLATTLNMLPGLTHSSLICTNPKQYIRFGSPFNPERRRRPITVDGSYGSYKKRWIKQAQDETLSSASQKDETESNSSHQSGSSCSTLHPFKTVELTAPFKKRKSKYAPELTNPTSDLLLRPLSPITPPLPTDPITSRHPLLYLGEEDGQNGAGLHYSPLTSLPASRCNTPLQFENISSPEASPVHRAESLSPEPCLRPDFDAVRTATFPDLSMTSSLGSPAPTSEDFLMVSPSPLGVSAAGMPVSVPSAGDSSLGTRPVEPPAREQAFRTEFNLIYTCSPLNANLGDGLSNRAPLTDRRLSQSEGSFSPAESYFSGQGLLSEAGSGSLSPCPEPHYGGGYPESSTPPHPSNPPQKRKVSLLEYRKRKQGVREMDCGGTPTRPSSLVSSAESPCGPRALLQPPASPHCSFSSPAHQTFAHVEEVSPPDPSANPRMQDSTHWMVPTSVERLREGQGVLERVLRGSVKMERTFKRSEGTVNDHSNSRDKDEYVDGDRYDLTTASPMRSPHRYSPSVFSHQVPNHLSDSHPASENSASPFRSSYSPAPSAYPRLSSHVPLSQDQAPQQTHHPTASSSSCSAADSRQPGGAGHQQSNSASTDASHLYSSSHLKTSLSASPKPSSRGQALPKTDSAHVTTGSQPAHSSRLVSQQAMGRSLKPASPGQSGLQTNSRLLSASSSQHYSQRPAPLSQFQQGSGVRTQSGSF; encoded by the exons ATGAGCATAGCAATCGCAGTGGGAGTCACCACACCTGAGACATCCAACACAGACATGGCCGCTGGATCAGA CCCTGAGTCAGTTGAAGCAAGCCCTGCAGTGAACGAGAAGAGCTACCCAAACCAAAGCTGTGGTAAAGCCCAGAATCATGGCTACCGTGGACTGCCCTATGCT GATCACAACTATGGAGCCCCACCCCCTCCTACCCCTCCCGCCTCCCCACTATCCCAGACCATCATTCCCCGCATGGAACTCAACGGCGTGGCTCGCAGCCATTACCATGACGACCCCGACGACTCTGCTGACACCGAGAGCTcgtctgaggaggaggagggcagtGTGCCCAGCTGGTGCCACTGTACCGTAACACAGGACGGCTTTGTCATCAAGTGTGAGAACTGCAG GGTTCTGGACCGCAGGAAAGTGCTGGACACTCCTCACAGAAAACCAGAGAACGTGTCCG TTGGAGAGAGCAGCGCAACAGAGAGCGGAGATGAGGAGGTCTCACCTTCCACAGTGTCATACACTGCAACGCAACACACGCCCACTAGCATCACACTCACAGTCAACCGAGTCAAGCGGCCCAAAgccaagaagaggaagaagagcacAGAGAAAACGCGCGCTGCTCCGAAAGCTAAGAAGATCAAg GCCTTCCGTGAGGGTTCCAGGAAGTCCATGAGGATGAAGAACTCAACGATGGAGGCCAGTGTGTTGGATGAGAACACGGCAGAGGGCTGGGAGATGCGCATCCGCCAGTGGACGGACCAGTACGAAGAGGCCCTCTCTAACCAGTACAGCGCCGACGTCCAAAAACTGCTCCAGCTCCACCAGCCACCAGGCAAGTCCAGCTCCCCCACTCCGGACACAATCAACCGCACAGAGCTGGCCTGCAACAACACTGTGCTGGGATCACAGATGCAG TTGCAGGTTGGCCGGGTGACCCGTGTCCAGAAACACCGAAAGATCCTACGAGCAGCACGTGACCTGGAGCCAGACACACTTATTATCGAGTACCGGGGGAAGGTGATGCTCAAACAGCAGTTTGAGGTCAACGGTCACTTCTTCAAAAA GCCCTACCCGTTTGTCCTCTTCTACTCAAAGTTCAATGAGGTGGACATGTGCGTGGATGCCAGGACATTTGGAAACGATGCCCGTTTCATCAGGAGATCCTGTACACCCAATGCTGAG GTCCGGCACATGATTTCAGAGGGGATGATTCATCTCTGTATCTATGCAGTCACTCAGATCTCTAAAGACTCTGAAGTCACTATTGGCTTTGACTATGAGTTCAACAGCTG TAACTATAAGGTGGACTGTGCCTGTCACAAGGGTAATCAGAACTGCCCGGTGCAGAAGCACAACCTAAACCCTCGGGACTCCCTGCTGCCCCCCGTGCCCACCGTCCCCACGCCACCTGGTGCCGAGACCCGGAGGAGGCGAGCTCGTCGGAGAGAgttggaggggggtgggggctcAGAAGACAGCAACCAGCAAGCAGAAGAGCCTGTAGATGGTCGTGACACACATGCAGGCAGTGACCAAGag TCTCGCGAGGATCGGAAGCCGGAGCCCATCGTCCAGCTCTTTGAGACTCTAGATCGCAGGAAGAAGAGGATATCCCAAGGTGCCCAGGGGGGCACAGACGAGCTCAAGCAAGATTCCGTTGAGCAAGAAGAGGGCGAGGTTTTGACCCCTGCGGGGGCGAATCTCACACCAGGCACAGGGGCTGTGGGAGGGGTCAGCACCCGACGTACCTCCTACGCTTTA GAACCTCCAGTTGAAACAGACAGCAAACCCCCAGCAGTCCTGGCTGCTCCCAAACCCCCCCCTGCACGTTCGACAAAACCACGGCCCAAGAGCCGGATGTCACGCTACCGCTCGGGCTCAGCACAGAGGGCACGCCGCCAGCGTCAGGCCCTGGCACAGCAGGCAGCAGAGCAGGCGGCCGCGGTGGCGGAGGAGGGAGCAGCCGGGTCCTTACAGGGAGACCAGGGACAGGGTGATGGGGCATCTGGGGTGGGACAGTTTCTGGAAGGAGATGGTCTTGGAGGAGCAGGTGCTGGGGCACTAGGCAACAAGGCCAACCCTAGATACCTCAAAACCAAGAAG TACCTGGTGACTGAGTGGCTGAACGACAAGGTCCCAGAGAAACCGGAGAACGAGGTGGAGCGTCCTCTCCGCATCACCACAGACCCCACAGTGCTGGCCACCACCCTCAACATGCTGCCGGGCCTCACCCATTCCTCACTCATCTGCACCAACCCCAAGCAGTACATCCGCTTCGGCTCGCCCTTCAACCCTGAGAGGCGCAGGCGTCCGATTACCGTGGATGGCAGCTATGGCTCTTACAAAAAG AGATGGATCAAACAGGCGCAGGATGAGACCCTGTCTTCTGCTAGCCAGAAGGATGAAACCGAGTCCAACTCCTCACACCAAAGTGGAAGCAGCTGCTCCACATTGCACCCTTTCAAAACAG TAGAACTGACTGCACCCTTTAAGAAGCGGAAATCGAAATATGCCCCCGAGCTGACAAacccgacctctgacctcctccTACGGCCACTGTCACCAATCACACCACCACTACCGACTGACCCCATAACATCACGGCACCCTCTGCTGTACCTGGGAGAAGAGGATGGACAGAACGGAGCCGGACTCCACTATTCGCCACTGACTTCTCTACCGGCCAGTCGCTGCAACACACCCCTGCAGTTTGAG AACATCTCATCCCCTGAGGCCTCCCCAGTACACAGAGCAGAATCGCTGTCTCCAGAG CCCTGCCTTCGGCCAGACTTTGATGCTGTTCGGACTGCAACCTTTCCAGATCTTTCTATGACTTCAAGTCTAGGAAGCCCAGCCCCTACATCTGAAGACTTCCTCATGGTTTCTCCTTCACCATTGGGAGTCTCTGCTGCAGGGATGCCGGTTTCGGTGCCCTCTGCGGGAGACTCTTCCCTGGGGACACGTCCAGTTGAGCCCCCGGCTCGTGAGCAGGCCTTCAGGACAGAGTTCAACCTCATCTACACCTGCTCACCCCTCAATGCCAACTTAGGAGATGGTCTGAGCAACCGGGCTCCACTGACCGACAGGCGGCTATCCCAGTCAGAGGGAAGTTTCTCTCCTGCCGAGTCCTACTTCAGTGGCCAGGGGCTGCTCTCAGAGGCGGGGTCTGGTTCCCTGTCACCCTGTCCAGAGCCCCACTATGGGGGTGGGTACCCAGAAAGCAGCACACCTCCACACCCCAGCAACCCACCACAGAAGAGAAAG GTTTCTTTGTTGGAATACCGGAAGCGGAAGCAAGGCGTTCGAGAGATGGATTGTGGAGGAACTCCCACGCGACCCAGCTCCCTAGTCTCCAGTGCAGAGTCTCCGTGTGGCCCTCGCGCACTGCTGCAACCCCCTGCATCTCCACACTGCTCCTTCTCTTCCCCAGCTCACCAGACATTCGCTCATGTAGAGGAGGTCAGCCCCCCGGACCCCAGCGCCAACCCTCGCATGCAGGACAGCACCCACTG GATGGTGCCAACGTCAGTGGAGCGCCTTCGGGAGGGGCAAGGTGTGTTGGAGAGAGTTCTGAGGGGCAGTGTGAAAATGGAACGGACTTTCAAGAGGTCAGAAGGCACAGTCAATGACCACAGCAACAGCCGGGATAAAGACG aatacgTTGATGGCGACAGGTATGACCTCACAACAGCGTCACCGATGAGGAGTCCTCACAGATATAGTCCATCAGTCTTTTCACATCAG GTGCCAAACCACCTCTCTGATTCCCATCCGGCATCTGAAAACTCCGCCTCTCCGTTCCGTTCTTCCTACAGTCCAGCTCCTTCGGCCTACCCTCGTCTTTCCTCGCACGTACCTCTATCCCAAGACCAAGCCCCCCAACAGACCCACCACCCAACTGCCTCAAGCTCCTCCTGCTCTGCAGCGGACTCCAGGCAGCCAGGGGGCGCTGGACACCAGCAGAGCAACAGCGCCAGCACAGACGCCTCTCACCTCTACTCCAGCAGCCACCTAAAGACAAGCCTGTCTGCCTCACCCAAACCATCCTCTCGAGGCCAGGCTCTCCCCAAAACAGACAGCGCTCACGTCACCACGGGGAGCCAGCCAGCCCACTCCTCCAGGCTGGTATCCCAGCAGGCCATGGGCCGCAGCCTGAAGCCGGCAAGTCCAGGGCAGTCGGGACTACAGACCAATTCCAGGCTGCTCTCGGCCTCCAGCTCCCAGCACTACTCTCAGCGTCCGGCACCGCTCAGTCAGTTCCAGCAGGGTTCAGGGGTACGGACACAGTCAGGGAGCTTTTAG